The stretch of DNA GAATTTATATTGTACAAGCTAGTAAAGCAGGTATTCACGCAAACAGTTAATAGTTCCGACTTAAGTTTAATTCGCAAAAAGACGACTTCCTAAAATGGTAGTCGTCTTTTTTTATTATACTTTTTCGAACGCCAATTTTTTAATAATCTCTTCATGTTGAGGATATTCGCTTAATAGTTGTTGCTGTGTAAATAGCTCAAAATCAGCAAAATCAAAACCGGGTGCGACCATACATCCTACTAAAGAAAATGTATTTGCTTCTTCCACGCTTGAACCAAAAATACACCCTTTTGGAACTATTACTTGTGGACGTTCTCCGTTTTCTACATTTAAGCCTAATTTTACTCCTTCATATGTACCATCAGGATAAATAATATGGACCGTTAAAGGGCTTCCGGCATGAAAATACCATATTTCATCCGATTTTAGACGATGAAGATGAGAAATATCTTCGGACCTTAATAAAAAGTATATACTTGTATATAACTTACGATTATGGTCTATTGTTGACACCTGTTCATGATGGACTTTCATATCAGATTGAAAAGTCGATCGATAAAAGCCGCCTTCTGGATGAGGTTGTAATTGCAATTCCTTAATAAATGTTTCAGCGCTTAACATACTATCCCTCTTTACCTTTTTCTTTTCAGTTAATAGTACAACATTAGAAAAGGGACTGTCCAATGGGTTCAATATACGTAGTATACAGTGTTCATTCTCTATTAATAGGGTTAAACCATCGTCTGTGCAAACTACACATAATGAAAAATCTGTACTATTAACTAGTGAAATTTTTAGAATCCTTATAAGGGTAAAGATCAAACAAAGTCCTAAAAGTCACTTTCTACTTACTTTTAGGACAGCCCCTTTTTATTACTTAGGATTAGGTATAGTTGTTTGCGGTGGTTCTTCCATCCATTCGTACTTTATCATCAACTTTGCCCCTTCGTGAGCATATTCGAATATATCCTTCATAAATAGTGATAACTTGGGAGGAAGGTCATTTCGTAAGCTAAATGACGTTCCAAGTGAATTTCCACCTAAAGAAAAACTACAAAACAGGCTTATACAATACATCATGATTTTATCCGAAAATGGCGGTATTGTTGAAGTTGTTATGTTACCACCATGTGTAGCTGGAACTTGAAGATCGTTCTCCACCATAATTTTACTTAAATCCGTCACAATGCTTTTCGCAAGTTCTCCTCCTTTTTGAAAAAACTTTCCTATATCTCGGTTTGTTGCACTTTGAGCAAAACCAAATATCATTTGCATCCCAATTCCATTCGATTCAATCGCATGGTATAAATGACCAATTTCTACTGTATTTAAAGGCCTTTTCTCTTTAAAAGGATTTAATCCGCTTAAATAATTTGTGTCTTTCACAAATTGTACGGATGGTGCTGTTGTCACATAAGGAGACCTTGGTAGCAACCCTTTTTTTAATAAGTATTGTGTACATATATCATAATATTTTTGGGTTGTATTTGTTAACTCCCTAAATAGTTGGGTTATATCACTTCGATACGTCATTGTTAGATTGAGCGTGTGCATCCCCATACTGATTTGTTTAACTAACCTAATAAACATAATATCAAAACCATTGTCAAATAACTTTGGTACGTCTTTATTAACATCTTCCGACGTAAAACCAACCGGAACAGCTATTCCTTCCTCTTGAAAAAGCGTCGTTATTTTAGATACGTACGGACTAACCTCTTGTGATAAATCCGTCATTATCTTTTTTGCTTCTTCATCGTCCGCCTTTTCTATAAAATATTCCATCATTCTTAGTATCATCGTTTTTTGTTGATATGTTGCCCATAGTACTCCTATTTCAGAAGAAGTCATTGACGGTGATTCAGGCATCGTTTCAACCTCCAAAAAATCAAACTTTTTAATAGGTTTTGACTAAGCTTTTCAAAGTATGTAAATAATTGTACGGAATTATAATAAGCATAAAATATTCATTTTTGATTCATACAAAGAAATAATGTATATTTAAAAAATCAATGAAACTGTTAAGCTTAAGGATGTGGAAACATGCGTATAAATAAATTTATTAGTGAGGCTGGGAAAGCTTCTCGGCGTGGCGCAGATAAACTAATTAACGAAGGCAGAGTTACTATTAATGGAAAGCGCGCCGAAATCGGCAGTAGAGTAGAGCCCGGTGATGTTGTGCTCGTAAGTGGAGAACAAATCCGTGTGGCAAGAAATAACGTTTATATCGCCTTAAATAAACCTGTAGGAATAACAAGTACAACCGAGAAAAAAGTAAAAGGAAACATTGTTGATTTAGTGAATCATCCGTTACGAATTTTTAATATAGGGCGACTTGATAAAGATTCGGAAGGGTTAATCTTGCTAACGAATGACGGTGATATCGTAAATGAAATATTACGGTCCGAAAATCGTCATGAAAAAGAATATATTGTATCCGTGGACAAGCCTATTACTCCAGAGTTTCTGAAAAAAATGTCAGGAGGGGTAAATATACTAGGAACGAGAACACTTCCGTGTGAGGTAAACCAGCTATCTAAATTTGATTTTCAAATTATTTTAACACAAGGTTTAAACCGTCAAATTCGTCGTATGTGTGAAGCATTAGGCTACGATGTATATAGACTACAGCGAATTCGTATCATGAACATCCATTTAGGAAACCTTCCTCCTGGGCAATGGCGAGATTTAACGAAAAAAGAGCGAACTCAACTGTTCAAAGAGCTGAACTACGAGCCAAAAGAATGGTAAATACAAAAGCTGATGCGGTTCATAAAAACTGGATGTGTCCGCTGAACAGAAAGGACCCGGCATTTAGAATACCGGGTCCTTTCTGTTTTATATTTCTGTTAGCTTTTGATAGATTGAAGGCTTTCGATCACGTAAATAGGATATTTCTGTTCGGAATTTTGCAATATCATCTAAATCAATGGTCGTCACTTGCACGATTTCTTCGTCTATTTCACACTCAGTCAAAATTGTACCTCTTGGATTACAAATTTTACTTTTCCCGAATAAATGTAAGTCATGACTACTTCCTACTGCATTGACTCCTACAGTAAATAATAAGTTTTCTAGTGCACGTTGCGGTAAATTTAAATTCCACATATCCTCATCCTCTATTCTCCAAGCGGATGGGAAGAATAGAATATCTGCACCTTGTAAAGTTAGGCTTCTTGCTACTTCAGGAAAGCCTGCATCATAACAAATTCCGATGCCCACTTTTCCAAAGTCTGTTTCAAAAACAGGATAATGAGAGCCTTCTTTAAAATAAAATCGTTCCAACGCCCAAAGGTGGGATTTTGCGTAGCTTCCCATAAGTTGCCCTTCACGGTCAAACATTAAAGCTGAATTATATAAAACACCTTCAAGTTCTCTTTTTTCCGCTATCGGTGCTATTATGTATAATTTGTATTTAGCAGCAACTTGACTTAAAAAGTCAACACTTTGATGAAAGTATTTTAACCCGAGCTCGCTCGTTTTTTCTCCTAGGTATCTTAAATTATATCCAGTAGAAAAGAGCTCAGGTAAGCAAACAATGTCACTATGCTTGGACGCTGCTTCTTTTATATATTCCTCTGCTTTTCGCAAATTTGCTTCAACGTCACCTAATTTTGATTCCATCTGAATAATTCCGATATTTACTTTTCTTGGCATGCTATTCATCCTTTTGTCAATATTCACCTTGTCGAAACGATTGTTAAAAAATTTGCTTACCATCTATTACAACTACAGGATCTTTTATAACACAATCAATATGAACTCCAGCTTCTGTTTGGCCACCAAATGATTTATTACTTCCGAAAGCAATATGAACCGTACCAAACACCTTTTCATCTTCTAGCACATTACCAGTTAAACGAGCCTTTTTGTTCGTTCCAATGCCAAACTCTGCAATAATTCTGCCGTTTCCTTCTCCTAATAAATAGAGCAATTGTTGCCCCATTTCACCACTTGCGTCTACTAGTCTGCCGTTTTCTAATGTTAACATTATAGGCTCACTCAATACTCCTAAGCCAGCGATAGCACCATCAATCATAATCGTTCCATTTGCAGAATCTTCTACAGGTGCAATATAGCTTTCGCCAGAAGGTAAGTTACCAGATTCCCCTTTTTTCCGAAATACCCCAGTACTCGGAATTGCGTTTCGATTTTCAATAGAAAAAGAAAGGGTACATTCATCCTTCCTAATTTCAACCCACTTACCATTTTCTAATATTGTACAATATTCATTCGTTAGCTTTTCCACCTCGGAGTAATCAGCTGAAATAGCACCTTCTTCTAGCATATCAAGCGTTACTCCAGGCATCGTTGCTACCCGTGCTCCAGCTGCAGATGCCTCTTTTCGAGCAATTGTATGAGTTAAAGAGTGCTTCGTAATGCATAGCACTACTTCTGCTGACTTCATCGCTTCACTCACTGTATGCGGAGGCTCCTCTCCTGACTTAGAGCGAGTCATCATTTCCATAAGCATCGTTTCATTTCCGAGGTCTACACCAGCCTCATAAAATATAGTTGCTACGCTCTTTAGCTCAGCATCTGTAACGATTAATATTTGCTCGTTCTTTTTTATATATAAATTTTGACTCAATACAGATTTGGCAACTTCTACATACTGATTCATTTTGCACCCTCATTTACTATTTTTCCGTTAAAATTACGCCATTATATTTGTAGTTTTAGTTGATATTTATCGATAATTTCCGTCAACTCATCTCGTGTTGCTTGTAAAATAGGCAAATATTCTTTTATTCTTTCATCCGTCATTCTGTAAGCTGGACCAGCAACCGTAACCGAACCGATGACACCTTTTATGGAATCAAATAATGGAACAGCAATTGCTATAATATCAGGTGTAAACTCACCCTTACTAATCGCCCACCCTTGCTTTCTTATAAGCTCTAGTTCGGATGCAATTTGCGATGGAATTGTCATTGTTTTGTCCGTATAGCGCTTTAGCTCTTCTGTTTCGAGATAATATTTAATAAAATCTTCTGGCATATAAGCTAAAATAGATCGATAAGATGCACCAACATACAATGGTGCTCTGCTTCCAACAGTGACTGAATATTTCACTTTATTTTCTGGCTCAATTGCTTCTAACGTGACACCTTCATTTTTATATAATGAAGTGAGAAATGTACTCTCTCCCGTTTGATCCGAAAGTTTTTCCAGAACAGGACTAACTAATTGTTTTACATTGAGTCCTTCATATTTAATCATCCCTAGCTCTAAAACAGCAAAACCTAACGTATATTTTTTTGTTACGGGGTCTTTTGAAATAAAATTATTCGCCTCAAACGTTTCTAAAATACGGTAAATTTTAGCGTGGTCCATCCCCAATTCATTGGCTAATTCTCTTCCACCCCATTCAGGCTTTTGTTTCGTAAACATTTTTATCACTTTTAATGCTAGGTCCAATGTTTTTAACATATCGTCACTCTTTCTTTTCATTGTAATACTAATCTTATCTTATCAAAAAAAAGACAAATAATAGTCAAAGTTAAAATATTTCTATTTTAATTTTGACTATTAAATAAAAGCTAATATAGAAAATCAATTACTGCAGCTACATACACCTTTGCACATGTAATAATTTGCTCCACTTCTACTTTTTCATTATAGCCATGAATCGTTGGTAAATAAGCTGGACCATATTGAAGGACGGGAATATTGTATTCTCGGAAATGACGAGCATCACTACTTGCCCATTGCATAACACCATACGCTTCTTCATTCGTTACGAAAGTAATGTTATCGACAATTGCCCTACATACTGGATCATTAGCATCTGTACAATTTGCCTGGCTTCTAAAGCTTATCGGCTTTATATTATATTCGATGTTTAGTGCATCTAGTTTTTCCGTTAAGTAATGAGTGACTTCTTCTTCCGTAATTCCAAATGGTAAACGGCAATCGACTTGGACCTTACAACTTTCAGGTATAACATTCGCCTTCGTACCACCTTGAATTGTTCCAATATTAACGGTTATTTTTTCTAATACTGGTTGGTACTTAACACGATCCTTCTCTACTTCTTTCATATATCGTTTAGAAACTTCTATTAACGGCTTAACTTCTTCTGGAACTTCTATTTCTATATCCCATAATTTTTGTATTTCTTGTATCGCTCTTACTGTATCTGCGATTGCATTTGGTCCTGCTATTGGAGATAAGCTTCCATGCCCTGGTTTACCTACCACTTCGAGTTCAAACCAATAGGAACCTTTTTGTCCAATTGTCGGATTTCGTGGAGAAGATGGTTCTGCTATTAAACAACCATCTCCAGCAATGATGTTGTTTTTTAATAACCAAGGAACCCCGAACTCCCCACCAGTCTCTTCATCAGGGACAATTGCTAGCGTAAGGCTTCCTGGCAACTCGATATTTAATCGTTTTAGAATAGTAGTAGCGAATATTAATCCAGCAAGGCCCGCTTTCATATCGCTTGCTCCTCTACCTAACATCCAGCCATCCTTTACTTCTCCAGAAAACGGATCAAAGTCCCACTTCGATAAATCACCAGCAGGAACAACATCTGTATGTCCGCAGTAAATTAACTGTTTGCCTTGCTCTGTATTACCAATAGTAGATACTAGATTATACATTTTATCAGCTGATTCATGCCAATCTACATCTATATTAAATGTTTTTAAGTAGTTTGCTATAAATTCACTAATCTCTGTTGAATCTCCGGGTGGGTTTTCACTCGGGATTTGAATTAATGAGCTGCATAATTGAATGAGCTCCTCTTTTCTCGCCTCTACTTCGTCAATAAGTTTTTTCTTTAATTCTACTTTGCTCATTTTACTGCCTCTTGTTTACCGGGTGTTTGTAAATGCGTCATTTTTCCGTAAAGCATTTCTAAACGGTTAAATTCTTCTTCATTGAAAAATGCACATTTGTTTTCTCCGTATGCTTTTGCTACTTCAATAGCAAAACGGACTACTTGTTCTACGTCGACTAAATGAGTTGCACCTGTTCCACAACCTGCTACAGCCGTTTCCGTTGTAACAGCTACCCCAACAACAGGACTTGTTGTTGCAACGCTTGGTTGAAGTATACTATTTACATGATATACACCATTACCGTATGGAGTAATATCTTGCGTTGTAATCGGTAATGTAACAGGAAGAGTTCCTGTAGATTGTGTATATAAGTGTAGTAGATCATCACTAACCTTTAAAATATAACCTTCTTTTACAGTTGGTGTAATCGCAAACCCTTTATGATTTGTAATCATATTTCCTTTTGTTGTATCAATCGATAGTATTGCATCCATCTCTTCTGTCACTTCATGCTGATTCATCGTTAAAATATCTACCGGTGAATTCATAAAAGGAACAGGATCATGCGGTAATGTTGGAGCTGTTGGGCAAATATGTGTTGTTAAAACAACATCTCCGGCTAAACGATCACCTTTTTTTGTCATATCTAGTAGTTTAGCAGCTGATGCCATCGCAGATAGTGCTCCATCACCATCAGAAACAAACCCTTTTAGCTCTGGTCGTGCTCCAATTCCTCCTAGTCGGCCAATAATTCCTAACGTAGGTGCCGTTCCGCCACTCATTTTTCCATTTTCACCAGGAATCGTTACTTTTATAAAATCTGTTGACCCTTCATTACCTTCAACGGTTTGAACAGTAATCTCACCATTTCCGTTTAGGTCTGCTAAATATTTTTTAATATCTTCACCTGTTACATAGTTGCTATCCATTAATTCATAAAGTTCGATTACATGTTTAAATGACATAATACTTCCTCCTAGTTGTCTTTTAGTAAATGGCATGAAGCAACATGCCCGTTACCAGTTTCCTTCAACTCTGGTACAACTGTTTTACATATATCTAACGCTACAGGGCATCTTTCATGAAAATGACAGCCTGATGGCGGGTTAATAGGGCTTGGAACAGATCCTGTTAAAATAATCCGCTCCTTCTTATCGTGAGGGCTTTCCTTTGGTATTGCCGATAACAATGCTTTCGTATATGGGTGTTTAGGATGATCGTACAAATCATTATACGTTCCCATTTCAACGATTTTCCCTAAATACATAACAGCAATACGGTCACACATATATTTCACAACGTTCAAATCATGGGAAATAAAAATATACGTTAAGTTATATTCCTTTTGAAGCTGTTTTAATAGGTTAATAACTTGGGCTTGTACAGAAACATCAAGCGCTGAGACTGGCTCATCACATATGATCACATCAGGATTTAACGCTAGCGCTCTCGCAATATTGATCCGTTGTCTTTGTCCTCCAGAAAATTCGTGAGGATAGCGTTCTGCATGGTATTCACTTAACCCAACTACTTCTAATAATTCCTTTACACGAGCACTTCTAGTTTCTTTATTTCCAATAGAATGAATGACTAACGGCTCTGCAATTAATTGACCAATTGTTTTTCTAGGGTCCAATGATGCAAAAGGATCTTGGAATACCATTTGAATGGATTTTCTATAATCTCTAAG from Sutcliffiella cohnii encodes:
- a CDS encoding ABC transporter ATP-binding protein, with the translated sequence MTEPLLKVRGLKKHFAMESPIPFRKSTQSVKAVDGVSFDVFPGETLGIVGESGCGKSTMARLVNQLITPSGGTVEFKGENLVGMEGKKLRDYRKSIQMVFQDPFASLDPRKTIGQLIAEPLVIHSIGNKETRSARVKELLEVVGLSEYHAERYPHEFSGGQRQRINIARALALNPDVIICDEPVSALDVSVQAQVINLLKQLQKEYNLTYIFISHDLNVVKYMCDRIAVMYLGKIVEMGTYNDLYDHPKHPYTKALLSAIPKESPHDKKERIILTGSVPSPINPPSGCHFHERCPVALDICKTVVPELKETGNGHVASCHLLKDN
- a CDS encoding aminopeptidase, which codes for MNQYVEVAKSVLSQNLYIKKNEQILIVTDAELKSVATIFYEAGVDLGNETMLMEMMTRSKSGEEPPHTVSEAMKSAEVVLCITKHSLTHTIARKEASAAGARVATMPGVTLDMLEEGAISADYSEVEKLTNEYCTILENGKWVEIRKDECTLSFSIENRNAIPSTGVFRKKGESGNLPSGESYIAPVEDSANGTIMIDGAIAGLGVLSEPIMLTLENGRLVDASGEMGQQLLYLLGEGNGRIIAEFGIGTNKKARLTGNVLEDEKVFGTVHIAFGSNKSFGGQTEAGVHIDCVIKDPVVVIDGKQIF
- a CDS encoding IclR family transcriptional regulator, with the translated sequence MLKTLDLALKVIKMFTKQKPEWGGRELANELGMDHAKIYRILETFEANNFISKDPVTKKYTLGFAVLELGMIKYEGLNVKQLVSPVLEKLSDQTGESTFLTSLYKNEGVTLEAIEPENKVKYSVTVGSRAPLYVGASYRSILAYMPEDFIKYYLETEELKRYTDKTMTIPSQIASELELIRKQGWAISKGEFTPDIIAIAVPLFDSIKGVIGSVTVAGPAYRMTDERIKEYLPILQATRDELTEIIDKYQLKLQI
- a CDS encoding DUF1177 domain-containing protein translates to MSFKHVIELYELMDSNYVTGEDIKKYLADLNGNGEITVQTVEGNEGSTDFIKVTIPGENGKMSGGTAPTLGIIGRLGGIGARPELKGFVSDGDGALSAMASAAKLLDMTKKGDRLAGDVVLTTHICPTAPTLPHDPVPFMNSPVDILTMNQHEVTEEMDAILSIDTTKGNMITNHKGFAITPTVKEGYILKVSDDLLHLYTQSTGTLPVTLPITTQDITPYGNGVYHVNSILQPSVATTSPVVGVAVTTETAVAGCGTGATHLVDVEQVVRFAIEVAKAYGENKCAFFNEEEFNRLEMLYGKMTHLQTPGKQEAVK
- the rluF gene encoding 23S rRNA pseudouridine(2604) synthase RluF; translation: MRINKFISEAGKASRRGADKLINEGRVTINGKRAEIGSRVEPGDVVLVSGEQIRVARNNVYIALNKPVGITSTTEKKVKGNIVDLVNHPLRIFNIGRLDKDSEGLILLTNDGDIVNEILRSENRHEKEYIVSVDKPITPEFLKKMSGGVNILGTRTLPCEVNQLSKFDFQIILTQGLNRQIRRMCEALGYDVYRLQRIRIMNIHLGNLPPGQWRDLTKKERTQLFKELNYEPKEW
- a CDS encoding M20 family metallopeptidase; translated protein: MSKVELKKKLIDEVEARKEELIQLCSSLIQIPSENPPGDSTEISEFIANYLKTFNIDVDWHESADKMYNLVSTIGNTEQGKQLIYCGHTDVVPAGDLSKWDFDPFSGEVKDGWMLGRGASDMKAGLAGLIFATTILKRLNIELPGSLTLAIVPDEETGGEFGVPWLLKNNIIAGDGCLIAEPSSPRNPTIGQKGSYWFELEVVGKPGHGSLSPIAGPNAIADTVRAIQEIQKLWDIEIEVPEEVKPLIEVSKRYMKEVEKDRVKYQPVLEKITVNIGTIQGGTKANVIPESCKVQVDCRLPFGITEEEVTHYLTEKLDALNIEYNIKPISFRSQANCTDANDPVCRAIVDNITFVTNEEAYGVMQWASSDARHFREYNIPVLQYGPAYLPTIHGYNEKVEVEQIITCAKVYVAAVIDFLY
- a CDS encoding cupin domain-containing protein — protein: MLSAETFIKELQLQPHPEGGFYRSTFQSDMKVHHEQVSTIDHNRKLYTSIYFLLRSEDISHLHRLKSDEIWYFHAGSPLTVHIIYPDGTYEGVKLGLNVENGERPQVIVPKGCIFGSSVEEANTFSLVGCMVAPGFDFADFELFTQQQLLSEYPQHEEIIKKLAFEKV
- a CDS encoding nitrilase-related carbon-nitrogen hydrolase; protein product: MPRKVNIGIIQMESKLGDVEANLRKAEEYIKEAASKHSDIVCLPELFSTGYNLRYLGEKTSELGLKYFHQSVDFLSQVAAKYKLYIIAPIAEKRELEGVLYNSALMFDREGQLMGSYAKSHLWALERFYFKEGSHYPVFETDFGKVGIGICYDAGFPEVARSLTLQGADILFFPSAWRIEDEDMWNLNLPQRALENLLFTVGVNAVGSSHDLHLFGKSKICNPRGTILTECEIDEEIVQVTTIDLDDIAKFRTEISYLRDRKPSIYQKLTEI
- a CDS encoding DUF3231 family protein; the protein is MPESPSMTSSEIGVLWATYQQKTMILRMMEYFIEKADDEEAKKIMTDLSQEVSPYVSKITTLFQEEGIAVPVGFTSEDVNKDVPKLFDNGFDIMFIRLVKQISMGMHTLNLTMTYRSDITQLFRELTNTTQKYYDICTQYLLKKGLLPRSPYVTTAPSVQFVKDTNYLSGLNPFKEKRPLNTVEIGHLYHAIESNGIGMQMIFGFAQSATNRDIGKFFQKGGELAKSIVTDLSKIMVENDLQVPATHGGNITTSTIPPFSDKIMMYCISLFCSFSLGGNSLGTSFSLRNDLPPKLSLFMKDIFEYAHEGAKLMIKYEWMEEPPQTTIPNPK